From a region of the Tachypleus tridentatus isolate NWPU-2018 chromosome 1, ASM421037v1, whole genome shotgun sequence genome:
- the LOC143250852 gene encoding uncharacterized protein LOC143250852 — protein sequence MVRDYFKPFSVPAVPFTSHTPAIIGSYGRFDFQDTTLKLAHDTINLNKMHACHKRQSSPKQATVCPETLTFLSTFIRKDMIPSITLSDVIDMPFDLSQNKHKQNIEDCLEFQSKFPNSTQDSEPLDLRVSYKKKLMFLDQEIRKPHFVKRVNDGPRSRDVRLVKPFKSQPLSHFAGVDMGYTHPINPMYVDTMYRTHYQNSFLKDSLNNNSSSYAPRHPFFGSLFSNPSSFEFVRAQMEKLGNSVPDMLPQLHSNKSKERYCCKFCGKVFPRSANLTRHIRTHTGEQPYKCKYCERSFSISSNLQRHVRNIHNKEKPFKCPLCDRCFGQQTNLDRHLKKHESDGPTILDDSPKKFSLQLQNEKHFIENRNFAGNMIRSSPEDVKGNLASLESNLNLVKHLTRTSSTSPIIDRSNFQQQRSPGNDDSFEKYPAKKRRLGSGDDSSLSTTTSGGNSPVSITASGGDSPLSTMTSTSIASGLENGDGGCSPRSYTDNSEAVSDTQKNSTSELLNFPITLRLKNPFYVQEHNNEDSKSSENESEERDYNEKKEEQHESLLSVE from the coding sequence ATGGTGCGTGATTATTTTAAGCCTTTTTCCGTTCCTGCGGTTCCTTTCACTTCACATACTCCAGCTATCATTGGTTCATATGGTCGTTTTGACTTCCAGGATACCACTCTTAAGTTGGCGCACGACACCATAAATCTTAACAAAATGCACGCTTGCCATAAAAGACAGAGTTCTCCTAAGCAAGCAACAGTTTGTCCCGAGACTCTTACGTTTTTATCGACTTTTATAAGAAAGGATATGATACCGTCCATAACTCTATCAGATGTGATAGACATGCCTTTTGATCTTTCTCAGAATAAACACAAGCAAAACATTGAAGACTGTTTAGAATTTCAGTCTAAATTTCCAAATAGTACTCAGGATAGTGAGCCTCTCGATCTCCGTGTGtcttataaaaagaaattaatgtttttggACCAAGAAATTCGGAAGCCACACTTTGTTAAACGTGTCAATGATGGGCCCAGGTCTCGAGACGTACGACTAGTGAAGCCGTTTAAATCTCAACCTTTGAGCCATTTTGCTGGTGTCGATATGGGATATACACATCCTATTAATCCTATGTATGTTGACACAATGTACCGGACCCATTATCAAAATTCCTTTTTAAAAGATTCACTAAACAACAATTCTTCTTCCTATGCGCCGCGCCATCCTTTCTTTGGATCTCTCTTCAGTAACCCTTCGTCGTTCGAGTTTGTGAGAGCGCAGATGGAGAAATTGGGGAATTCTGTCCCAGATATGTTGCCACAGCTTCATTCCAATAAATCTAAAGAGCGGTACTGCTGTAAGTTCTGTGGAAAAGTGTTTCCCCGATCTGCGAACTTGACTCGTCATATTCGCACTCACACAGGAGAACAACCGTATAAATGTAAGTACTGCGAAAGGTCTTTTAGTATCTCCTCGAACCTTCAACGTCACGTCCGAAACATTCACAATAAAGAGAAGCCTTTCAAGTGTCCGCTGTGTGATCGTTGTTTCGGGCAACAGACCAATCTTGATCGTCACCTTAAGAAACATGAATCTGATGGTCCAACTATCCTGGACGATTCCCCGAAGAAATTTAGTCTGCAACTACAGAACGAGAAACACTTCATTGAGAATCGAAACTTTGCTGGAAATATGATCCGAAGTTCTCCGGAAGATGTAAAAGGTAATCTGGCATCATTGGAATCCAATTTGAATTTAGTAAAGCACTTAACTAGAACAAGCTCTACATCTCCAATTATTGATCGCTCGAATTTTCAACAGCAAAGATCGCCAGGAAATGATGACTCATTCGAAAAATACCCAGCTAAAAAACGAAGACTAGGCTCTGGGGATGACTCATCACTATCCACTACAACTTCTGGGGGTAACTCTCCAGTATCCATCACAGCTTCTGGGGGTGACTCTCCATTATCCACAATGACTTCAACATCAATAGCAAGTGGATTAGAAAACGGCGATGGAGGCTGTTCACCTCGCTCGTACACGGACAATAGTGAGGCTGTATCAGATACTCAAAAGAACTCGACCAGTGAGTTGTTGAATTTTCCAATAACCTTGCGTTTGAAGAATCCATTCTATGTCCAAGAACACAACAATGAAGACTCTAAAAGCAGTGAAAATGAGTCCGAAGAGCGAGATTATAATGAGAAAAAAGAGGAACAACACGAATCATTGCTCAGCGTAGAGTGA